Proteins encoded by one window of Venturia canescens isolate UGA chromosome 2, ASM1945775v1, whole genome shotgun sequence:
- the Liprin-beta gene encoding liprin-beta-2 isoform X5, giving the protein MENAWSNGCGGERQDLDPIMEEEDKSPPKDSQSDSSDAASTIKRWDCRWTPSEAYDSSGTSSTSEQGEEYAEDYPRGVAIELPAPPSDAHGISRSQGCLCQNCLLGYARSIALRGSVPNICSAAANVAHLATLPPLQPSSCSANLIGFTKEMSPFDNCNHAHSSHQSRAQQIAPATSKVNAPSRLGSRASSIASLPTGNPSGRYGGSLDRRRRRLRNRNERDQRARSQSDLVYCDRERNIPPHYCSLQQFQYANMSAPQYASNLYINSCNNNTEERLRKLENERGALHMEVSVLSEQVDAQSTKILELETILQEKKDSLRQMEDILQKEILSRSALETQKLELLSSLSEMKLRQASLEHENVTLRTNSSPVSNGERFSRHAGQYSSLPRPPTSTKKGVAFGKVPQQISAAQTTVPLAVRGTSARCLSAPILAEEEKTVIDEAPSRVEETPPKPLVELSMEEVEEWLSRIGLESYAPELRRWGATGVKLLDATQNQIEKELDIKNNMHRKKLLYAVESDRCNGVGFLGSEKMDNVAVLRWLDDVGLPQHKEAFHNAKVDGRVLHRLTTEDLLNLGVTAQLHAASLRRGIQVLRELNFEFDNLERRAAGGNGADGSNVALWTNHRVMEWLRVVDLAEYAPNMRGSGVHGGLIIHEGRFTSELLATLLSIPPSKTLLRRHLTTHFNQILGREVVQHKREMESTLGFVPLTLTARLKVPKKSQFTLKRKKSKSEADYGNLVCPLESTPPDLEVGEQKRVIGCI; this is encoded by the exons ATGGAGAACGCGTGGTCGAACGGTTGCGGAGGAGAGCGCCAGGACCTGGACCCGATTATGGAAGAAGAGGACAAAAGTCCACCGAAAG ATTCCCAGTCGGATTCTTCGGACGCGGCTTCGACGATAAAGCGTTGGGACTGTAGGTGGACGCCTTCGGAGGCTTACGACTCGTCCGGGACTTCTTCGACGTCGGAACAGGGCGAAGAGTACGCTGAGGATTACCCACGAGGCGTAGCGATCGAACTCCCGGCGCCTCCTAGTGACGCGCACGGAATTTCACGATCTCAGGGTTGCCTTTGCCAG AATTGCCTCCTCGGATACGCGCGATCGATCGCCCTCCGCGGAAGCGTACCGAACATCTGCAGCGCCGCAGCGAACGTCGCCCATTTAGCGACTCTTCCACCGTTGCAGCCGAGCTCCTGTTCCGCCAACTTAATCGG TTTCACGAAGGAAATGTCCCCGTTCGATAACTGCAACCACGCTCACTCGTCTCATCAGTCACGAGCGCAACAAATCGCTCCAGCAACATCCAAGGTCAACGCCCCTTCGCGCTTGGGGTCACGAGCTTCGAGCATCGCTTCCCTTCCGACCGGAAACCCGAGCGGACGTTACGGCGGTTCTTTGGACAGACGAAGGCGTCGATTGCGCAATCGAAACGAGCGAGATCAACGCGCAAGGTCCCAAAGTGACCTTGTTTATTGCgacagagagagaaatatCCCACCTCACTATTGCTCACTTCAACAATTTCAATACGCCAATATGAGTGCTCCCCAATATGCGAGCAATCTCTATATCAACAGCTGCAATAATAACACCGAG GAACGATTGCGAAAGTTGGAAAATGAGCGTGGTGCATTGCACATGGAAGTTTCGGTTCTTTCGGAGCAAGTCGATGCCCAATCCACCAAAATTCTCGAACTTGAAACTATTCTCCAGGAGAAAAAGGACTCCCTTCGCCAAATGGAAGACATTCTTCAGAAG GAAATATTGTCACGAAGCGCCCTGGAAACTCAGAAACTTGAATTGCTGAGCTCCTTGTCTGAGATGAAGTTACGTCAGGCTAGTTTGGAGCACGAAAACGTCACTTTACGTACCAACAGTAGCCCAGTTTCCAAT GGAGAGAGATTCAGTCGACACGCTGGCCAGTACAGCAGTCTTCCAAGGCCACCGACGAGCACGAAAAAAGGAGTTGCGTTCGGTAAGGTCCCGCAACAAATATCCGCCGCCCAGACTACCGTACCATTGGCCGTCAGAGGGACTTCTGCGCGATGTTTATCCGCCCCGATTTTAG ctgaagaagaaaaaactgttATTGACGAAGCCCCTTCCCGGGTAGAAGAGACTCCACCAAAACCGTTGGTCGAACTCTCCATGGAAGAAGTTGAGGAATGGCTTTCTCGAATCGGTCTCGAATCCTACGCCCCGGAATTGAGAAGATGGGGAGCAACAGGCGTTAAACTACTTGACGCTACTCAGAATCAAATAGAAAAAGAGCTTGATATCAAAAACAATatgcatagaaaaaaattattgtacgCTGTCGAATCCGATAGGTGCAACGGTGTCGGATTTCTTGGCTCTGAGAAG aTGGACAACGTGGCTGTGTTGCGTTGGTTGGACGATGTCGGCCTTCCGCAACACAAGGAAGCTTTTCACAATGCTAAAGTCGACGGTAGAGTTTTGCATCGTTTGACGACCGAGGATTTGTTGAATTTGGGTGTAACGGCTCAATTGCACGCGGCGAGCTTACGACGGGGTATTCAGGTTTTACGCGAATTGAACTtcgaatttgacaatttggaAAGAAGAGCAGCCGGTGGTAACGGAGCAGATGGTAGCAATGTCGCCCTCTGGACGAATCATCGTGTCATGGAATGGCTTCGCGTTGTTGACCTTGCCGAATATGCTCCAAACATGCGAGGTTCCGGCGTACACGGAGGTCTTATCATTCACGAAGGTCGTTTCACTTCCGAATTACTCGCCACTTTGCTCAGCATTCCTCCGTCGAAGACATTACTCCGCAGACATTTGACGACACATTTTAACCAAATCCTCGGACGCGAGGTCGTTCAACACAAACGCGAAATGGAGAGCACACTTGGTTTTGTGCCACTTACGCTCACTGCTAGATTGAAG GTACCAAAGAAATCGCAATTTACACTGAAGCGAAAAAAGAGCAAAAGCGAGGCGGACTACGGAAATCTCGTGTGCCCATTAGAGAGCACTCCACCAG ATCTCGAAG
- the Liprin-beta gene encoding liprin-beta-2 isoform X2: protein MENAWSNGCGGERQDLDPIMEEEDKSPPKGFCVFHVPMKYIDSQSDSSDAASTIKRWDCRWTPSEAYDSSGTSSTSEQGEEYAEDYPRGVAIELPAPPSDAHGISRSQGCLCQNCLLGYARSIALRGSVPNICSAAANVAHLATLPPLQPSSCSANLIGFTKEMSPFDNCNHAHSSHQSRAQQIAPATSKVNAPSRLGSRASSIASLPTGNPSGRYGGSLDRRRRRLRNRNERDQRARSQSDLVYCDRERNIPPHYCSLQQFQYANMSAPQYASNLYINSCNNNTEERLRKLENERGALHMEVSVLSEQVDAQSTKILELETILQEKKDSLRQMEDILQKEILSRSALETQKLELLSSLSEMKLRQASLEHENVTLRTNSSPVSNGERFSRHAGQYSSLPRPPTSTKKGVAFGKVPQQISAAQTTVPLAVRGTSARCLSAPILAEEEKTVIDEAPSRVEETPPKPLVELSMEEVEEWLSRIGLESYAPELRRWGATGVKLLDATQNQIEKELDIKNNMHRKKLLYAVESDRCNGVGFLGSEKMDNVAVLRWLDDVGLPQHKEAFHNAKVDGRVLHRLTTEDLLNLGVTAQLHAASLRRGIQVLRELNFEFDNLERRAAGGNGADGSNVALWTNHRVMEWLRVVDLAEYAPNMRGSGVHGGLIIHEGRFTSELLATLLSIPPSKTLLRRHLTTHFNQILGREVVQHKREMESTLGFVPLTLTARLKVPKKSQFTLKRKKSKSEADYGNLVCPLESTPPDLEVGEQKRVIGCI, encoded by the exons ATGGAGAACGCGTGGTCGAACGGTTGCGGAGGAGAGCGCCAGGACCTGGACCCGATTATGGAAGAAGAGGACAAAAGTCCACCGAAAGGTTTCTGCGTATTCCACGTACCCATGAAATATATCG ATTCCCAGTCGGATTCTTCGGACGCGGCTTCGACGATAAAGCGTTGGGACTGTAGGTGGACGCCTTCGGAGGCTTACGACTCGTCCGGGACTTCTTCGACGTCGGAACAGGGCGAAGAGTACGCTGAGGATTACCCACGAGGCGTAGCGATCGAACTCCCGGCGCCTCCTAGTGACGCGCACGGAATTTCACGATCTCAGGGTTGCCTTTGCCAG AATTGCCTCCTCGGATACGCGCGATCGATCGCCCTCCGCGGAAGCGTACCGAACATCTGCAGCGCCGCAGCGAACGTCGCCCATTTAGCGACTCTTCCACCGTTGCAGCCGAGCTCCTGTTCCGCCAACTTAATCGG TTTCACGAAGGAAATGTCCCCGTTCGATAACTGCAACCACGCTCACTCGTCTCATCAGTCACGAGCGCAACAAATCGCTCCAGCAACATCCAAGGTCAACGCCCCTTCGCGCTTGGGGTCACGAGCTTCGAGCATCGCTTCCCTTCCGACCGGAAACCCGAGCGGACGTTACGGCGGTTCTTTGGACAGACGAAGGCGTCGATTGCGCAATCGAAACGAGCGAGATCAACGCGCAAGGTCCCAAAGTGACCTTGTTTATTGCgacagagagagaaatatCCCACCTCACTATTGCTCACTTCAACAATTTCAATACGCCAATATGAGTGCTCCCCAATATGCGAGCAATCTCTATATCAACAGCTGCAATAATAACACCGAG GAACGATTGCGAAAGTTGGAAAATGAGCGTGGTGCATTGCACATGGAAGTTTCGGTTCTTTCGGAGCAAGTCGATGCCCAATCCACCAAAATTCTCGAACTTGAAACTATTCTCCAGGAGAAAAAGGACTCCCTTCGCCAAATGGAAGACATTCTTCAGAAG GAAATATTGTCACGAAGCGCCCTGGAAACTCAGAAACTTGAATTGCTGAGCTCCTTGTCTGAGATGAAGTTACGTCAGGCTAGTTTGGAGCACGAAAACGTCACTTTACGTACCAACAGTAGCCCAGTTTCCAAT GGAGAGAGATTCAGTCGACACGCTGGCCAGTACAGCAGTCTTCCAAGGCCACCGACGAGCACGAAAAAAGGAGTTGCGTTCGGTAAGGTCCCGCAACAAATATCCGCCGCCCAGACTACCGTACCATTGGCCGTCAGAGGGACTTCTGCGCGATGTTTATCCGCCCCGATTTTAG ctgaagaagaaaaaactgttATTGACGAAGCCCCTTCCCGGGTAGAAGAGACTCCACCAAAACCGTTGGTCGAACTCTCCATGGAAGAAGTTGAGGAATGGCTTTCTCGAATCGGTCTCGAATCCTACGCCCCGGAATTGAGAAGATGGGGAGCAACAGGCGTTAAACTACTTGACGCTACTCAGAATCAAATAGAAAAAGAGCTTGATATCAAAAACAATatgcatagaaaaaaattattgtacgCTGTCGAATCCGATAGGTGCAACGGTGTCGGATTTCTTGGCTCTGAGAAG aTGGACAACGTGGCTGTGTTGCGTTGGTTGGACGATGTCGGCCTTCCGCAACACAAGGAAGCTTTTCACAATGCTAAAGTCGACGGTAGAGTTTTGCATCGTTTGACGACCGAGGATTTGTTGAATTTGGGTGTAACGGCTCAATTGCACGCGGCGAGCTTACGACGGGGTATTCAGGTTTTACGCGAATTGAACTtcgaatttgacaatttggaAAGAAGAGCAGCCGGTGGTAACGGAGCAGATGGTAGCAATGTCGCCCTCTGGACGAATCATCGTGTCATGGAATGGCTTCGCGTTGTTGACCTTGCCGAATATGCTCCAAACATGCGAGGTTCCGGCGTACACGGAGGTCTTATCATTCACGAAGGTCGTTTCACTTCCGAATTACTCGCCACTTTGCTCAGCATTCCTCCGTCGAAGACATTACTCCGCAGACATTTGACGACACATTTTAACCAAATCCTCGGACGCGAGGTCGTTCAACACAAACGCGAAATGGAGAGCACACTTGGTTTTGTGCCACTTACGCTCACTGCTAGATTGAAG GTACCAAAGAAATCGCAATTTACACTGAAGCGAAAAAAGAGCAAAAGCGAGGCGGACTACGGAAATCTCGTGTGCCCATTAGAGAGCACTCCACCAG ATCTCGAAG
- the Liprin-beta gene encoding kazrin-A isoform X1 — protein MENAWSNGCGGERQDLDPIMEEEDKSPPKGFCVFHVPMKYIDSQSDSSDAASTIKRWDCRWTPSEAYDSSGTSSTSEQGEEYAEDYPRGVAIELPAPPSDAHGISRSQGCLCQNCLLGYARSIALRGSVPNICSAAANVAHLATLPPLQPSSCSANLIGFTKEMSPFDNCNHAHSSHQSRAQQIAPATSKVNAPSRLGSRASSIASLPTGNPSGRYGGSLDRRRRRLRNRNERDQRARSQSDLVYCDRERNIPPHYCSLQQFQYANMSAPQYASNLYINSCNNNTEERLRKLENERGALHMEVSVLSEQVDAQSTKILELETILQEKKDSLRQMEDILQKEILSRSALETQKLELLSSLSEMKLRQASLEHENVTLRTNSSPVSNGERFSRHAGQYSSLPRPPTSTKKGVAFGKVPQQISAAQTTVPLAVRGTSARCLSAPILAEEEKTVIDEAPSRVEETPPKPLVELSMEEVEEWLSRIGLESYAPELRRWGATGVKLLDATQNQIEKELDIKNNMHRKKLLYAVESDRCNGVGFLGSEKMDNVAVLRWLDDVGLPQHKEAFHNAKVDGRVLHRLTTEDLLNLGVTAQLHAASLRRGIQVLRELNFEFDNLERRAAGGNGADGSNVALWTNHRVMEWLRVVDLAEYAPNMRGSGVHGGLIIHEGRFTSELLATLLSIPPSKTLLRRHLTTHFNQILGREVVQHKREMESTLGFVPLTLTARLKVPKKSQFTLKRKKSKSEADYGNLVCPLESTPPGTPSTPSSTPGSPNLNSPTI, from the exons ATGGAGAACGCGTGGTCGAACGGTTGCGGAGGAGAGCGCCAGGACCTGGACCCGATTATGGAAGAAGAGGACAAAAGTCCACCGAAAGGTTTCTGCGTATTCCACGTACCCATGAAATATATCG ATTCCCAGTCGGATTCTTCGGACGCGGCTTCGACGATAAAGCGTTGGGACTGTAGGTGGACGCCTTCGGAGGCTTACGACTCGTCCGGGACTTCTTCGACGTCGGAACAGGGCGAAGAGTACGCTGAGGATTACCCACGAGGCGTAGCGATCGAACTCCCGGCGCCTCCTAGTGACGCGCACGGAATTTCACGATCTCAGGGTTGCCTTTGCCAG AATTGCCTCCTCGGATACGCGCGATCGATCGCCCTCCGCGGAAGCGTACCGAACATCTGCAGCGCCGCAGCGAACGTCGCCCATTTAGCGACTCTTCCACCGTTGCAGCCGAGCTCCTGTTCCGCCAACTTAATCGG TTTCACGAAGGAAATGTCCCCGTTCGATAACTGCAACCACGCTCACTCGTCTCATCAGTCACGAGCGCAACAAATCGCTCCAGCAACATCCAAGGTCAACGCCCCTTCGCGCTTGGGGTCACGAGCTTCGAGCATCGCTTCCCTTCCGACCGGAAACCCGAGCGGACGTTACGGCGGTTCTTTGGACAGACGAAGGCGTCGATTGCGCAATCGAAACGAGCGAGATCAACGCGCAAGGTCCCAAAGTGACCTTGTTTATTGCgacagagagagaaatatCCCACCTCACTATTGCTCACTTCAACAATTTCAATACGCCAATATGAGTGCTCCCCAATATGCGAGCAATCTCTATATCAACAGCTGCAATAATAACACCGAG GAACGATTGCGAAAGTTGGAAAATGAGCGTGGTGCATTGCACATGGAAGTTTCGGTTCTTTCGGAGCAAGTCGATGCCCAATCCACCAAAATTCTCGAACTTGAAACTATTCTCCAGGAGAAAAAGGACTCCCTTCGCCAAATGGAAGACATTCTTCAGAAG GAAATATTGTCACGAAGCGCCCTGGAAACTCAGAAACTTGAATTGCTGAGCTCCTTGTCTGAGATGAAGTTACGTCAGGCTAGTTTGGAGCACGAAAACGTCACTTTACGTACCAACAGTAGCCCAGTTTCCAAT GGAGAGAGATTCAGTCGACACGCTGGCCAGTACAGCAGTCTTCCAAGGCCACCGACGAGCACGAAAAAAGGAGTTGCGTTCGGTAAGGTCCCGCAACAAATATCCGCCGCCCAGACTACCGTACCATTGGCCGTCAGAGGGACTTCTGCGCGATGTTTATCCGCCCCGATTTTAG ctgaagaagaaaaaactgttATTGACGAAGCCCCTTCCCGGGTAGAAGAGACTCCACCAAAACCGTTGGTCGAACTCTCCATGGAAGAAGTTGAGGAATGGCTTTCTCGAATCGGTCTCGAATCCTACGCCCCGGAATTGAGAAGATGGGGAGCAACAGGCGTTAAACTACTTGACGCTACTCAGAATCAAATAGAAAAAGAGCTTGATATCAAAAACAATatgcatagaaaaaaattattgtacgCTGTCGAATCCGATAGGTGCAACGGTGTCGGATTTCTTGGCTCTGAGAAG aTGGACAACGTGGCTGTGTTGCGTTGGTTGGACGATGTCGGCCTTCCGCAACACAAGGAAGCTTTTCACAATGCTAAAGTCGACGGTAGAGTTTTGCATCGTTTGACGACCGAGGATTTGTTGAATTTGGGTGTAACGGCTCAATTGCACGCGGCGAGCTTACGACGGGGTATTCAGGTTTTACGCGAATTGAACTtcgaatttgacaatttggaAAGAAGAGCAGCCGGTGGTAACGGAGCAGATGGTAGCAATGTCGCCCTCTGGACGAATCATCGTGTCATGGAATGGCTTCGCGTTGTTGACCTTGCCGAATATGCTCCAAACATGCGAGGTTCCGGCGTACACGGAGGTCTTATCATTCACGAAGGTCGTTTCACTTCCGAATTACTCGCCACTTTGCTCAGCATTCCTCCGTCGAAGACATTACTCCGCAGACATTTGACGACACATTTTAACCAAATCCTCGGACGCGAGGTCGTTCAACACAAACGCGAAATGGAGAGCACACTTGGTTTTGTGCCACTTACGCTCACTGCTAGATTGAAG GTACCAAAGAAATCGCAATTTACACTGAAGCGAAAAAAGAGCAAAAGCGAGGCGGACTACGGAAATCTCGTGTGCCCATTAGAGAGCACTCCACCAGGTACACCATCGACGCCATCTTCGACTCCCGGGAGCCCTAATCTCAACTCACCCACAATCTAA
- the Liprin-beta gene encoding liprin-beta-1 isoform X4, whose protein sequence is MENAWSNGCGGERQDLDPIMEEEDKSPPKGFCVFHVPMKYIDSQSDSSDAASTIKRWDCRWTPSEAYDSSGTSSTSEQGEEYAEDYPRGVAIELPAPPSDAHGISRSQGCLCQNCLLGYARSIALRGSVPNICSAAANVAHLATLPPLQPSSCSANLIGFTKEMSPFDNCNHAHSSHQSRAQQIAPATSKVNAPSRLGSRASSIASLPTGNPSGRYGGSLDRRRRRLRNRNERDQRARSQSDLVYCDRERNIPPHYCSLQQFQYANMSAPQYASNLYINSCNNNTEERLRKLENERGALHMEVSVLSEQVDAQSTKILELETILQEKKDSLRQMEDILQKEILSRSALETQKLELLSSLSEMKLRQASLEHENVTLRTNSSPVSNGERFSRHAGQYSSLPRPPTSTKKGVAFAEEEKTVIDEAPSRVEETPPKPLVELSMEEVEEWLSRIGLESYAPELRRWGATGVKLLDATQNQIEKELDIKNNMHRKKLLYAVESDRCNGVGFLGSEKMDNVAVLRWLDDVGLPQHKEAFHNAKVDGRVLHRLTTEDLLNLGVTAQLHAASLRRGIQVLRELNFEFDNLERRAAGGNGADGSNVALWTNHRVMEWLRVVDLAEYAPNMRGSGVHGGLIIHEGRFTSELLATLLSIPPSKTLLRRHLTTHFNQILGREVVQHKREMESTLGFVPLTLTARLKVPKKSQFTLKRKKSKSEADYGNLVCPLESTPPGTPSTPSSTPGSPNLNSPTI, encoded by the exons ATGGAGAACGCGTGGTCGAACGGTTGCGGAGGAGAGCGCCAGGACCTGGACCCGATTATGGAAGAAGAGGACAAAAGTCCACCGAAAGGTTTCTGCGTATTCCACGTACCCATGAAATATATCG ATTCCCAGTCGGATTCTTCGGACGCGGCTTCGACGATAAAGCGTTGGGACTGTAGGTGGACGCCTTCGGAGGCTTACGACTCGTCCGGGACTTCTTCGACGTCGGAACAGGGCGAAGAGTACGCTGAGGATTACCCACGAGGCGTAGCGATCGAACTCCCGGCGCCTCCTAGTGACGCGCACGGAATTTCACGATCTCAGGGTTGCCTTTGCCAG AATTGCCTCCTCGGATACGCGCGATCGATCGCCCTCCGCGGAAGCGTACCGAACATCTGCAGCGCCGCAGCGAACGTCGCCCATTTAGCGACTCTTCCACCGTTGCAGCCGAGCTCCTGTTCCGCCAACTTAATCGG TTTCACGAAGGAAATGTCCCCGTTCGATAACTGCAACCACGCTCACTCGTCTCATCAGTCACGAGCGCAACAAATCGCTCCAGCAACATCCAAGGTCAACGCCCCTTCGCGCTTGGGGTCACGAGCTTCGAGCATCGCTTCCCTTCCGACCGGAAACCCGAGCGGACGTTACGGCGGTTCTTTGGACAGACGAAGGCGTCGATTGCGCAATCGAAACGAGCGAGATCAACGCGCAAGGTCCCAAAGTGACCTTGTTTATTGCgacagagagagaaatatCCCACCTCACTATTGCTCACTTCAACAATTTCAATACGCCAATATGAGTGCTCCCCAATATGCGAGCAATCTCTATATCAACAGCTGCAATAATAACACCGAG GAACGATTGCGAAAGTTGGAAAATGAGCGTGGTGCATTGCACATGGAAGTTTCGGTTCTTTCGGAGCAAGTCGATGCCCAATCCACCAAAATTCTCGAACTTGAAACTATTCTCCAGGAGAAAAAGGACTCCCTTCGCCAAATGGAAGACATTCTTCAGAAG GAAATATTGTCACGAAGCGCCCTGGAAACTCAGAAACTTGAATTGCTGAGCTCCTTGTCTGAGATGAAGTTACGTCAGGCTAGTTTGGAGCACGAAAACGTCACTTTACGTACCAACAGTAGCCCAGTTTCCAAT GGAGAGAGATTCAGTCGACACGCTGGCCAGTACAGCAGTCTTCCAAGGCCACCGACGAGCACGAAAAAAGGAGTTGCGTTCG ctgaagaagaaaaaactgttATTGACGAAGCCCCTTCCCGGGTAGAAGAGACTCCACCAAAACCGTTGGTCGAACTCTCCATGGAAGAAGTTGAGGAATGGCTTTCTCGAATCGGTCTCGAATCCTACGCCCCGGAATTGAGAAGATGGGGAGCAACAGGCGTTAAACTACTTGACGCTACTCAGAATCAAATAGAAAAAGAGCTTGATATCAAAAACAATatgcatagaaaaaaattattgtacgCTGTCGAATCCGATAGGTGCAACGGTGTCGGATTTCTTGGCTCTGAGAAG aTGGACAACGTGGCTGTGTTGCGTTGGTTGGACGATGTCGGCCTTCCGCAACACAAGGAAGCTTTTCACAATGCTAAAGTCGACGGTAGAGTTTTGCATCGTTTGACGACCGAGGATTTGTTGAATTTGGGTGTAACGGCTCAATTGCACGCGGCGAGCTTACGACGGGGTATTCAGGTTTTACGCGAATTGAACTtcgaatttgacaatttggaAAGAAGAGCAGCCGGTGGTAACGGAGCAGATGGTAGCAATGTCGCCCTCTGGACGAATCATCGTGTCATGGAATGGCTTCGCGTTGTTGACCTTGCCGAATATGCTCCAAACATGCGAGGTTCCGGCGTACACGGAGGTCTTATCATTCACGAAGGTCGTTTCACTTCCGAATTACTCGCCACTTTGCTCAGCATTCCTCCGTCGAAGACATTACTCCGCAGACATTTGACGACACATTTTAACCAAATCCTCGGACGCGAGGTCGTTCAACACAAACGCGAAATGGAGAGCACACTTGGTTTTGTGCCACTTACGCTCACTGCTAGATTGAAG GTACCAAAGAAATCGCAATTTACACTGAAGCGAAAAAAGAGCAAAAGCGAGGCGGACTACGGAAATCTCGTGTGCCCATTAGAGAGCACTCCACCAGGTACACCATCGACGCCATCTTCGACTCCCGGGAGCCCTAATCTCAACTCACCCACAATCTAA